DNA sequence from the Pseudoxanthomonas indica genome:
ACGCCGCCGGGCATGTTGGCCACGCAGTAGTGGATGATGCCGTCGACTTCGTAGGTGGGATTCTGGTGGGTGGTGGCCTTGCTGGTTTCGAAGCAGCCACCCTGATCAATGGCCACGTCCACCAGCACCGATCCCGCACGCATGGACTTGAGCTGCTCGCGCGAGACCAGCTTGGGCGCCGCCGCGCCGGGAATCAGCACCGCGCCGATCACCAGATCCGTGTAGGGCAGGCGCTCTTCAATCGCATCGCGGGTGGAGTAGATGGTGGTCAGGCGATCGCCGTACAGCTCGTCGATGTATTTGAGCCGGTCGATGGAGCGATCCAGGATGGTCACGTGTGCGCCCAGGCCCATCGCCATGCGTGCGGCATTCAGGCCGACCACGCCGCCGCCAATCACCAGCACTTCGGCTGGCTTCACGCCCGGCACGCCGCCGAGCAGGATGCCGGAGCCGCCCTGCGCCTTCTCCAGCGCATGCGCACCGGCCTGGATCGACATGCGGCCTGCCACTTCGCTCATCGGCGCCAGCAGCGGCAGACCGCCACGGCTGTCGGTGACGGTTTCGTAAGCGATGGCGGTAACGCCGGAAGCGAGCAGGGCGCGGGTCTGATCCGGGTCCGGTGCCAGGTGCAGGTAGGTGTAGAGCACCTGGCCGGAACGCAGCATCGCGCACTCGGCCGGCTGCGGTTCCTTGACCTTGATGATCATGTCGGCGCGGCGGAAGATTTCCTCCGCCGTGTCGACGATCTCCGCGCCTGCGCGCTTGTACTGATCGTCGGTCAGGCCAATGGCCTTGCCGCCATCCTTCTGCACCATCACCTGGTGGCCGTGCGAGACCAGTTCGCGCGCACCGGCCGGGGTCAGGCCGATGCGGTACTCGTGGTTCTTGATCTCCTTGGGAACGCCGATCAGCATGGTTCTCTCCGTTGCGGGTTGGGTGCGCGTGGGGAGCGCCGGGCGGTCAGGCAGTGGTGCGGATGATGTCGCTCAGGATGCCGAAGATCTGGTCGATGTGCTGGCGCTCCACAATCAATGGCGGCGACAGGGCAATCACGTCGCCGGTAACGCGGGTCAGCAGATTGCCTTCGTGGAAGGCGCGGGTGAACACCTCGTAGGCGCGCGTGCCGGGAGCGCCGGGCCGCGGCGCCAGTTCAATTGCGCCGACCAGGCCGAAGTTGCGGATGTCGATGACGTTGGGCAGCCCGCGCAGGCTGTGGATGGCGTCTTCCCAGTAATCGCCCAGCTCGATCGCGCGATCGAACAGGTTCTCTTCGGCGTAGGTATCCAGCGTCGCCAACGCGGCGGCGCAGGCCAGCGGATGGCCGGAGTAGGTGTAGCCGTGGAAGAGATCGATGGCGCCGTCCGGGCCATGGGTAAACGCATCGTGGATCTTCTCCGAGACAAACACCGCGCCCATCGGCACGCAGCCGTTGGTGATGCCCTTGGCGGCGGTGATGATGTCCGGGGTGACATTGAAGCGTTGCGAGCCAAACGCGTGGCCGACGCGGCCGAAGCCGGTGATCACTTCATCGAAGATCAGCAGGATGCCGTACTTGTCGCAGATTTCGCGGATGCGGCGCAGGTAGCCGTCCGGCGGAATCACCACACCGGCCGAACCGGAGATGGGTTCGATGATCACCGCCGCAATCGTGGAGGCATCATGCAGCGCGACCATGCGTTCCAGATCCTCGGCCAGCTCGATGCCTGACGGCGGCAGGCCGCGCGAGAACGCATTGCGCTCCAGATCCAGCGTATGCCGCAGGTGGTCCACGCCCGGCAACAACGGACCGAACCACTTGCGGTTGTTGGGCAGGCCACCGACCGAGATGCCGCCGAAGCCGACGCCGTGGTAGCCCTTCTCGCGGCCAATCAGGCGGGTGCGCTGGCCTTCGCCGCGCGCGCGGTGGTAGGCCAGGGCGATCTTCAAGGCCGAGTCGACCGACTCGGATCCGGAGTTGGTATAGAACACATGATTGAGATCGCCGGGCGTCAGTTCGGCCAGGCGCTCGGCCAGCACGAACGGCAGCGGCGAACTCATCGAAAAATTGGGGGCGAAGTCCAGTGTCTCGATCTGCTGCTTCACCGCTTCCACGATGCGCGGACGCGCATGGCCGGCATTGCAGCACCACAGCCCGGCGGTGCCATCGAGCACCTCGCGGCCATCGACCGAGCGGTAATGCATGCCCGAGGCGCTGGCCAGCAGACGCGGCGCGGCCTTGAACTGCTTGTTGGCGGTGAAGGGCATCCAGAAGGCCTTCATCGAATCCGGCGCCGCCTGGGCTTGGGCGCTGTAATGCTCGGCCAGGGCGCGGGAGGAGGGAGAGGCGTCTGCGCTCATGGCGACTCCGGTTGGCGGGGGTGGGGGCAGCTTACCTCGTTGAATAAACTTTACAACCGGCGCGACAGGGCTATCAATGCCGCTGCCTCGGTGTAAAGTATCCGCAACATTCGCAGCGGTATGCCTATCGGGATGGACATCGGCGCGCGCCTGCAACTGGTCCGGAAATCCAAGCAACTGAGCCAGCGCGAGCTGGCCAAGCGGGTCGGGGTGACCAACAGCACCATTTCCCTGATCGAGCAGAACAAGGTCAGCCCCTCGGTCAGCTCGCTGAAGAAGGTGCTGGACGGGATTCCGATCTCGCTGGCCGACTTCTTCACCCTGGATCTGGATGTCGGCCTGCCCGACAACCCGTTCTACCCGGCGGCGGATCAACCGGACGTGGGCAGCAATGGCGTCCACTATTTCCTGGTCGGCCAGCACCGCCCGCAACGGCAGATGTGCATCCTGCGCGAAGTGATGCCGCCCGGCACCGACACCGGTGAGACCATGCTGCGCCACGACGGCGAGGAAGGCGGCGTGATCATCGCCGGCCATGTCGAGGTGACGGTGGGCGAGCAGATGCGCGTGCTCGGCCCCGGCGAGGCGTACTACTTTGAAAGCCGGGTGCCACACAGGTTCCGCAATATCGGCGACATCGACGCGGTGATAGTCAGCGCCAACACGCCGGCCACGTTCTGAAGATTCCTTCCCCCGCTTGCGGGGGAAGTCCCCCGAAGGGGGGATGGGGGCAACCCCGCCATGCCCAATCAAGTGGAGTCCACACCGATGAACGCCCCCCGCACCTTCGACGACTGGCAAGTCCACGCCGCCATGCTGGACTTCCGCAGCCAGGCCTTCATCGACGGCCAGTACGTCGACGCCGCCAGCGGCAAGACCTTCGATTGCATCAGTCCGATTGACGGCAAGGTGCTGGCGCAGGTGGCCGAAGGCAGCAGCGAAGACATCGACCGCGCCGTCGCCGCCGCCCGCCGCAGCTTCGAAGACGGTCGCTGGGCCAGCGCCAAGCCGACCCACCGCAAGAAGGTGCTGCTGAAGTTCGCCGCCTTGATTGAACAGCATGCCGACGAACTGGCCCTGCTCGAAGCCCTGGACATGGGCAAGCCGGTCAGTGACGCGCGCAATGTCGACGTCGCCGCGACGATTCGCTGCGTCAGCTGGACCGGCGAAGCGCTGGACAAAATCTACGGTGAAGTGGCCTCCACCGGCCCGGACGAACTGGGCCTGGTCACCCGTGAGCCGCTGGGCGTGATTGGCGCGATCGTGCCGTGGAATTTCCCGATGCTGATGGCGGCGTGGAAGTTCGCCCCGGCCTTGGCGATGGGCAACTCGGTGGTGCTCAAGCCATCGGAAAAATCGCCGCTCAGCGCCATCCGCCTGGCGGAGCTGGCGCTCCAGGCCGGCATCCCGGCCGGCGTGTTCAACGTGGTGCCCGGCTTCGGCAAGGAAGCCGGCGAGCCGTTGGCCCTGCATATGGATGTGGACGGGCTGGTGTTCACCGGCTCGACCGCGGTCGGCAAGCGCCTGCTGCAATGCGCCGGCCTGTCGAACATGAAACGCGCCTACATGGAATGCGGTGGCAAGAGCCCCAACCTGGTCTTCGCCGACGCGCCGGATTTGGCCGCCGCCGCCGAAGCCGCCGCCAGCGGCATCTTCTACAACCAGGGCGAAGTCTGCACCGCCGCCTCGCGCCTGCTGGTGGAGCGATCGATCAAGGAGGAATTCGTCGCCCGCGTGGTGGAAGCCGGCCGCCGCATGCAGCCGCGCCATCCGCTAGACCCCGGAGCACCGATGGGCGCGATGGTCGATGAAGGCCAGACCCAACGCGTGCTCGGTTACATCGAAAAGGGCGTGGCCGAAGGCGCGCAACTGGTGCTGGGTGGCAAGCGCGCCGACACCGTCAGCGGCGGCTGCTATATCGAGCCGACCGTGTTCGACGGCGTGGCCCACGAGCACACCATCTCGCGCGAAGAGATCTTCGGACCGGTGCTGTCAGTGATCGCCTTCGACAATGAAGAGCAGGCACTGCGCATGGCCAACGACACCGAATACGGCCTGGCCGCCGGCGTCTGGACCCGCGACATCAGCCGCGCCCACCGCGTCGCCCGCAAACTGCGCGCCGGCAGCGTCTGGGTGAACTACTGGGACGGCGGCGACATGACCGCGCCGTTTGGTGGTTACAAGCAGTCGGGCAACGGACGCGACAAGTCGCTGCATGCGTTTGACAAATACACGGAGATCAAGGCGACCTGGATCAACTTGGGGTGAGGGCGTGCTTCGCGAGCGCGGCCTCGCCCGGTGTTGCAAGAAGAGCAACGATCGTTGCCTTGTGAGCAACATCTACAGCGCGACCCGATACAACCCCCCACCAAAATGCACGTACCAGACACCCTGCAGGTACGCGCTGCCGGTGCCTTCCGCATACGGTGCGACGAGAACCGGGGTGGCGCCGGGTCGGGCCAGGTACAGATAGCCCTTGCTCACGTACATCACCTGTCCGCTCCACGCGGCCAGGATGTAGGCGTCGACGCCTGCCGGCGACACGGTCGTCACCTGGCCCGAGGGCGAGCGCTGATAGATCCGCCGGTAGGAGGTGCCCGTGGGCACGGCAGGGCGGGTGAAGGCGACCCAGCCATTGCTGGGAAAGTAATCGAGGTGCGGGCTGAAATAGTCCGAGCTGGTATCGCGCAGCACCACTTCGCCCAGCGTGTCGTTGTACATGACGATTCGCCAGCTCGAGTCCGTGACCTGCTTGCGGTAGACCACATTGATGCCATCGGTCAGCGGATTGAAGTGGTGCGACCCGTCATTGGTCAGCTGCACGGTCTGCCCGTTGCGGTAGCGGAATATGTTGTAGGGCGCGGGTCCCTCGCTAAACACCACTTCGCCCGAGTCGGTGACATCGGCCGTGTCGATCACCTTGCCGCTGCCGATCAAGGTGTCCTTGTAGTCCTGCACGTCGCGCAGGTTCAGATAGCGGCCCGGGCGCCAGGTCGGCCAGATGACGTAGCGTTTGTTGTTGGGACTGACGAACATGCCGCGCGGCGTGCCGTCATTCCATATGGGCGCTGTGCCGCCGTTCCACTCATAGACGGAGTTCTCATCGTCTTCGGTGACGCCGTAGACGATGCCGCGCGCGGTGAGCTTTTCGTAGCCGGGCGTATGGCCGGTCTGGTCAGGCACGGTGCGCAGGCTGCCGGTCACGCGGTTGTAGACCCGCAATACCGGCCGCCCATCCTCGACCACGAAAAACAGGATGCGCTGCGAGGTCACGTCGGTGATGGTGCCGTCCACCCCCGTGACGTACTCCAAGTGCGCCGCCTTGCTGGGGAAGGCAGTGGCCGCAGCCAGAACACAGAGGACGAGAGCGAAACCACGGGCCTTGCGATGAGCGGCGACAGTTTGCATGACGGACTCGGCGGCAGCGTGTAATGGAAGCCGAGCGTGTGTGCGCATTTGTGAAACCCACGTCAACCTTCTCCGGGAAGACCGCCTGCGAGGGATAACGTAAGATCCCGCTGGCGGCCTCAACGTGTAGAACGCGCGAAAGCAGCCACCTCGGAGGACAGATGATTCAACTTCCCACCAGAGATCCTTGTGACCTGTGCGAAGTGACCGCGCGCGAGGAGACCTGGAAGGTCATCGAAGTGGGCGAACACACCCTGACGATCATCAACCCCTGGCAGTTCGAAGTGGGCCAGTGCTGCGTCATTAGTCGCCGGCATGTGGCGACGCTGCTGGATCTTTCCGATGACGAATGCAGGGCCATCATGATCGCGGCCAAGCGCGTCGCCGAAGCATTGGTGAAGTCCTACCAGCCACTGGGCATCCTGACCTTCCAGAACAACGGCGTGTACAGCGGGCAGGAAACGCCGCACTTCCACTTCCACGTGGTGCCGCGGCAGCAGGGCAGTGACTGGGGGATTGGACCACCGCAGCTGGCGACGTTTGAGGGTGCGGGGCGGGAGCGCGGGACGACGCACGATGCGGGTGGCGATGCGCAGCGGCGCGAGCGGGTCAGAGCTTCGGTCGAGCAGATGACTGAAAGGGTTGAGTTGATTCGATCACACCTGCCGGGATAGCCAGATATTTTCATTTAGCTGGGAAGGAACCCTCTATGTCACAGCATCACAAGAATTCGCGATCCAGCAGCTCGCCGCCATACCTTTGGCAGCCTGGTGTCGGCCCCGATACCCGCTGCCTCGAGACGATGCGCGATCATTTCCGACGCCCGGCTGAGCCGATGGGCGAAGCCTG
Encoded proteins:
- the ald gene encoding alanine dehydrogenase, with amino-acid sequence MLIGVPKEIKNHEYRIGLTPAGARELVSHGHQVMVQKDGGKAIGLTDDQYKRAGAEIVDTAEEIFRRADMIIKVKEPQPAECAMLRSGQVLYTYLHLAPDPDQTRALLASGVTAIAYETVTDSRGGLPLLAPMSEVAGRMSIQAGAHALEKAQGGSGILLGGVPGVKPAEVLVIGGGVVGLNAARMAMGLGAHVTILDRSIDRLKYIDELYGDRLTTIYSTRDAIEERLPYTDLVIGAVLIPGAAAPKLVSREQLKSMRAGSVLVDVAIDQGGCFETSKATTHQNPTYEVDGIIHYCVANMPGGVARTSTFALTNATLPFAVQLANKGARRALLDDPHLLNGLNVHAGQVTYRAVAEDLGYPYVPAAQALG
- a CDS encoding aspartate aminotransferase family protein yields the protein MSADASPSSRALAEHYSAQAQAAPDSMKAFWMPFTANKQFKAAPRLLASASGMHYRSVDGREVLDGTAGLWCCNAGHARPRIVEAVKQQIETLDFAPNFSMSSPLPFVLAERLAELTPGDLNHVFYTNSGSESVDSALKIALAYHRARGEGQRTRLIGREKGYHGVGFGGISVGGLPNNRKWFGPLLPGVDHLRHTLDLERNAFSRGLPPSGIELAEDLERMVALHDASTIAAVIIEPISGSAGVVIPPDGYLRRIREICDKYGILLIFDEVITGFGRVGHAFGSQRFNVTPDIITAAKGITNGCVPMGAVFVSEKIHDAFTHGPDGAIDLFHGYTYSGHPLACAAALATLDTYAEENLFDRAIELGDYWEDAIHSLRGLPNVIDIRNFGLVGAIELAPRPGAPGTRAYEVFTRAFHEGNLLTRVTGDVIALSPPLIVERQHIDQIFGILSDIIRTTA
- a CDS encoding cupin domain-containing protein; translation: MPIGMDIGARLQLVRKSKQLSQRELAKRVGVTNSTISLIEQNKVSPSVSSLKKVLDGIPISLADFFTLDLDVGLPDNPFYPAADQPDVGSNGVHYFLVGQHRPQRQMCILREVMPPGTDTGETMLRHDGEEGGVIIAGHVEVTVGEQMRVLGPGEAYYFESRVPHRFRNIGDIDAVIVSANTPATF
- a CDS encoding aldehyde dehydrogenase; this encodes MNAPRTFDDWQVHAAMLDFRSQAFIDGQYVDAASGKTFDCISPIDGKVLAQVAEGSSEDIDRAVAAARRSFEDGRWASAKPTHRKKVLLKFAALIEQHADELALLEALDMGKPVSDARNVDVAATIRCVSWTGEALDKIYGEVASTGPDELGLVTREPLGVIGAIVPWNFPMLMAAWKFAPALAMGNSVVLKPSEKSPLSAIRLAELALQAGIPAGVFNVVPGFGKEAGEPLALHMDVDGLVFTGSTAVGKRLLQCAGLSNMKRAYMECGGKSPNLVFADAPDLAAAAEAAASGIFYNQGEVCTAASRLLVERSIKEEFVARVVEAGRRMQPRHPLDPGAPMGAMVDEGQTQRVLGYIEKGVAEGAQLVLGGKRADTVSGGCYIEPTVFDGVAHEHTISREEIFGPVLSVIAFDNEEQALRMANDTEYGLAAGVWTRDISRAHRVARKLRAGSVWVNYWDGGDMTAPFGGYKQSGNGRDKSLHAFDKYTEIKATWINLG
- a CDS encoding HIT family protein; protein product: MIQLPTRDPCDLCEVTAREETWKVIEVGEHTLTIINPWQFEVGQCCVISRRHVATLLDLSDDECRAIMIAAKRVAEALVKSYQPLGILTFQNNGVYSGQETPHFHFHVVPRQQGSDWGIGPPQLATFEGAGRERGTTHDAGGDAQRRERVRASVEQMTERVELIRSHLPG